The Bacillus sp. NEB1478 genome contains the following window.
ATTAAGCTTTTTTTCTAAAAATTGTTGCTTTTAAATTATTTTCTAATAGACTTCATTGTCAAGATGATTGGAGCGTAAAGTACGAGGCTCAGACTAGGAACAGCGTGCCTTTTCCCCTGAGGATCCTTCTGGCAAGGCATGCGACGAGGAGCCTTTCGATGTTGATTTGCTTGCAGACGCAGGTGCACACATGCTTCCTCAATATGGATCTTCATCTACCGTGGCTCACCGCCCGGGCAGCGGAAAGTGGGCATCCTAGAGCGGAAATCAACCACTTATAACAGCAGTAATGGTTACGCAAACAGACTTATTTGAAAAGAAAACCCATGTCAATAAAGGAAGGTAATAGAAATGAAAATTAAAGCAGTATGCTTTGATATGGATGGAGTTCTAGTCGATACAATGCCTCATCATGTAGAAGCATGGCTCCATTCATTTAAAGAAAAAGGATTCCATCATGAAGAAATAGAGTTTTATCTGAGAGAAGGAATGCCTGGAAAACAAACGATTCAAGATATTTTTGATACTTTTGAAGTAAACGCTGCAGAACAAGAAATAGAAGATATCTATAAAGAAAAAAGGAAATATTTTAAAAAGCACGCTAAATACACATTTATTAAAGAAACGATAAGTTTACTGCACTATTTAAAAGAAAGAAATATACCTTGCTGTTTAGTAACAGGAAGCAGAAGGGAATTTGTTGACGAAGTATTGAAAACACTTTCTTTTGAATTTCATTATGTGATCTCAGGTGATGATGTTAATCACGGGAAGCCATTACCAGAACCATATGAAAAAGCTATGAGTCATTTTTCTTACAACCCTTCAGAATGGCTTGTTATAGAAAATGCACCGCTTGGAATAGAATCTGCTAAAAAAGCAGGTGCGCTTTGTTTGGCAGTGGAAACAACACTGAGTGAAAAATACTTGGAGGCAGCTGATGTAATCGTGAAGCCATCTATGCTGTTGCAAATTGTGAAAAGTCTCATTAATGAGTAGATCTTATTTAAACATGACAGCATGTCTAGCGGACATGTTGTTTTACTTTCTTATTTTTTCGTGTATACTATGAGACAGTCTAAATCGTACTCATTACTACTTATCAATTTTTAGGGGAGATTTGCCTTGGATGAAAAATTACAAATCCCAGCTGTTACAATAAATGATTTGTCATTCCATTATGGAGGGAAAAACGTATTGGAACATGTGACAATGAAAATAAAACAAGGTTCTTTTTTAGGACTTGTTGGACCAAATGGATCTGGGAAATCTACATTAATTAAATGTCTATTAGGACTCCAAAAACCCCAGAATGGCAGTGTTCATTTGTTTGGGGAAAAAGTAAATAAATTTAATAAATGGGATAAAGTCGGATATGTATCCCAAAAAGCAAATAGTTTTAATACAGCTTTTCCAGCCACAGCATTCGAAGTGGTTTCAATGGGGCTATTTGGGAAGGTAGGGCTTTTTCGTTTCCTGAAAGACTCTGACAAACAAAAAGTATGGTCTGCCTTAAAGGCTGTTAATATGGAGAAATTTGCCGGTAGAAATATTGGAGAGCTTTCTGGGGGACAACAGCAGCGGATCTTTATTGCCAGAGCTCTTGCCAGTGATCCCGAACTGTTGATTTTAGATGAACCCACGGTTGGAGTCGATGCAGAGTCATCAGCATCGTTCTATAAAATGCTAAAACAGCTGCATCAAGA
Protein-coding sequences here:
- a CDS encoding HAD family phosphatase, translated to MKIKAVCFDMDGVLVDTMPHHVEAWLHSFKEKGFHHEEIEFYLREGMPGKQTIQDIFDTFEVNAAEQEIEDIYKEKRKYFKKHAKYTFIKETISLLHYLKERNIPCCLVTGSRREFVDEVLKTLSFEFHYVISGDDVNHGKPLPEPYEKAMSHFSYNPSEWLVIENAPLGIESAKKAGALCLAVETTLSEKYLEAADVIVKPSMLLQIVKSLINE
- a CDS encoding metal ABC transporter ATP-binding protein yields the protein MDEKLQIPAVTINDLSFHYGGKNVLEHVTMKIKQGSFLGLVGPNGSGKSTLIKCLLGLQKPQNGSVHLFGEKVNKFNKWDKVGYVSQKANSFNTAFPATAFEVVSMGLFGKVGLFRFLKDSDKQKVWSALKAVNMEKFAGRNIGELSGGQQQRIFIARALASDPELLILDEPTVGVDAESSASFYKMLKQLHQEKKMTLVLVTHDVGVMTDYVTDVACLNKQIHFHGNTQEFEEGSLDNISAFYGHHVHVLHHDHDHD